One Vicia villosa cultivar HV-30 ecotype Madison, WI linkage group LG5, Vvil1.0, whole genome shotgun sequence genomic window, GCCACTACCACCACCAGTTATCAATGAAAGAAATCACTACAATGCTAAACCTCCAATCTTTGATGGAGAAAAATTTGATTATTGGAAATACAGAATAGAAATTTCTTTTTGAGCTATGATGTTGATTTATGAGATATGGCAGTTGATGACTACGTACATCCTATCGATGCCAGAGGAAACAAAGTCGAAAGATGAAGAATGAATGACCGACAAAAGAAGGAGTATAAGAATCATCACAAAGCTAGAACTATTATGTTGAATGCAGTATCCTATAAAGAGTATGAAGAGATAACAAATAGAGACTATGTCGAGTCTATATTTGAATCCTTAAGAGTGAATCATGAAGGTAATGCACAAGTCAAAGAAACCAAGGCCCTTGCCTTGATtcaaaaatatgaagccttcaagatggaggatgatgaaacagTTGAGACAATGTTCTCAAGGTTTTAAACCTTAGTTCCTGGACTGAGTGTTCTGATCAAGGGTTAATCAACTTCATATCacatgaagaagattatcagaagcttgccaTCTAAATGGAGGCTTATTGTAACTGCACTCAAGCTTGCAAAGGACCTGAACAACACCTCTCTAGAGGAACTAGTGAGTTCTCTAAGAAGTCAGGAGATTGAGCTAGAGCAAAATGAACCTCTGAAGAAAGGAAAATCTGTTACGCTCAAATGtgtcaaaagttctaagaagtcCAAAGCTCTTCAAGCTGAAGAGATTGAGGAttcggaagaagattctgatggAATAAAAAATGAGGCGTCTCTACTATCCAAATGGGTTAACCGCCTATGGAAGAGAAATAAAGTCAACAAGTTCAGAGGTACTAGAAGGAATTATGGTCGCTTCAAGTCTACTTCTGGCCAAAGGAAGTCTAGTGGCAAAGAGGTCAATTGTTATGAATGTAATGAGTCAAGACACTTCAAGTACGACTATCCTAAGTTACAAAAGAGCAAGAAGAAAGGGTTGATGACAACTTGCGAAGATTTTGATTCCTTAGAAGATAAGTCTCAAGAAGAGCAGGCCAACGTAGCTCCAATGGCTTGTGTAGGGACTTTAGAAGCAGAGATCCATTCAAAAGGCAAAGCAGGCTTAGAATTAGGTGAAGAAGAGGTAATCTTCAAAGAGGTATTCTCTAACTTGTCTCATTTAGAATTATATACTTCTTTAACTGAAATTCTGAAAAGACATGAGTTACTCAAGATTGAATTCAAGGAACTTAAAAAATCTTATGAATTTATATCCTCTGAAAAAAACAAGCTCAAGGAAGATCTTTTCATTCTaagtgaagaaattttctttttaaaagatgAGAACTCTGGCCTTAAAGGCACGAGGGCTCTTCTAGAAGCTTATAAGAGTAATGATGATgtcattaaaaaaatgataaagctTTTCAGAAGTTTCTAGCCAGAAGCATAGGGAGAAGCACAATGGCCTCTATGATCTATGGAGTGAGCAGAAATGTGACACATGGTATTGGTTATAACTCCTATGACGAATCTATTTCTGATAAGGAAGACAAACCTAATACCCTTCATTCTTATCTTGTTTCTGTTGGGTCGGTGCCAAAAgacaaaggaaaagaaaaagagaaatcatATTCTAATCCTAAGACAAAACCTTCTTGTTTCAAATCCTGTAAACATGACTCCATAGACATCCTTACCTTAAGTGCTTGTGGTGGGATTTAATGGAACACAAATATGgaccatttgagaagttttgcCTTTAACATTGACTAAGGGAATGTCTTTCAAGTCGAGCTTACTAGTGTTATGTACGCGGTGGAGTTTGACGTTCATAAAATTGGAGGAATATTTGGTTTGAATCTAATTATATGTTGGCAGTGCAAGCTTTCTTAATTCTTTCTTTGGTGCCTTGGCAACATAAATCTAGACCGCTCAACTACATCCATCACACTACCTCCATGAGTTTCATAGTCTCTCGCATATTTAGAGAAATGAACTATTATATTGACAAACTAGTTAGCTTAGGCCTTATAATTACTTGGTTGTATACCTTGCATGATACTCTTACTATAGATTTCTTGATAAGCAAGTAAGGGTTACCAAACAGGACCGACCTACCGAGCATGCATGTTTGCCCATATTTTTTGCAAGCAGTGCCAAGGTTGTAGGCCCTTGCGCTTTACTGTGTATGGCTGCCCATTTTTTAGCAGGCTTTTGCGAGCATGggcttaaaatttttttttgttgcaatttTTAAGTTTCAGGGGTGTAGGATCCGCCAGGTCCGACACATCCTATCTTTATTTTTTGTGGAACAAAGCAAGATTTTGAGCTTGTACTCTCTATTATGTCCACTCCGTCATTTTTTTCCTTCAGAAGTTTATGAATCGAGATCGACATATTCGTTTGTCACTCATAAATCTTTATTTTAGGTTTAGATTCTAGTTTGGGTTTTGGCATATCCCTTCTTCGTCCTCTTGTGTGTTTGATTCTTTTGTATTTAATATATTCTTCGCCTTGAACTTTTGTATTTAATATACCGGATTAGCCATTAATTAAAGTTTTCTAGTGCGTTACATGCTCACTTACCTATCTTGTGATGGTTTTGATTGAGTAATCAAGCTTCATTATAATATATGGACATGCGGTGCTACAATTCTATTAGTCataacttatataaataaataaattatccaTGTGATGATACAAAACACCAACTAgagtattttataataaaataatttgcaTTTCATCATAAAACACCAACTAGAGTGTACAACAATTTTTTATcatgaaaataatttatatagtTACAAAATTAGTCGTGTACGAATTGGTACTACGGCAAGAACTAATATTTAATTTACAACATGAATGAATATAAGGATAATATATAGTTTTATaggattgataaaaaaaatagtacGGAATTCGTTCTCTAACTTCTATACATAGAAATTTTTTAAATCTAAAGAGAATAACTAATTTTATATGTTGCACATATTGTTTGTTTAGtatgagagaaaaaaaaataatataaaatatttttacactgtaaattaatttaaaaatattaatatgatattattgaatattataattttattgaatgatgatgtaaaattaatttacattGATAATAAATTACTTTTAACCTCTTAATATCATAGCAAGGAAATTTATCTATTACAAAAAGTCCAACTTTATTActctattaaatattttttgataattttacTCAAAAGATTCGTCTTATTTAAAATGTCTTATTTATAATAGGGAGACAAAATCGATAATTGGATAaattttgattgaatatttctaaaataattttatttttatttttacgttatttaaatatatataactattttGTTTTATTCTTAAAATAACTCACATTTAATTTATTGTTGTTTTAAAAAGTTAATGCGATCATAGTCCAACAAAATAGCCACAAATATAtctttacttattttaaatagaaaattgagagttaaataagtttttagttctttaaaatatttcaaccttcatttttaaatttaaaaaattttcttttaaaaaaaatatttttttaatattttatgtgaACATTTTTTTGTCTCTCTAATAATTGATGTGGCACACCATGTGGCAGTGATAGCGTGGCAACATGCAGACGTATCATGTTACATGGTTAAATTCAACATCATACTTGAACTCATAAAAATTCATAGTTAATCCTAATCTAATGTCGTAACTAACGCATTATAAAAATTTTGATatgaaaaaatacataaaaatgcaTTGCAGAATTTCTGGTTATATTTCCTAACCTCAATTATATTTTAAAGAATACAGCATTCAAATTAAAACTGATTTATAACCAGAATTTCAAAAAACTTGTAGAATAATTTCAAAAGAGCATATAGAGAATAGAGAATATGGCAGCTCTATAGCACTATGGCATAGTGGAATTTTAACAAACCGCTATTATTCTGCTAGACATGATCTAATAATACAAAGTGTTGTCATATAGCGGCGGCATTAGCATTTTAGTATAGCAAAATTTGAACAAATCACTAATTTTCGCAATTAAGTGACAGCATTGGGAAAGGCTGCAAACTTTGTTTGTTATGGTCCTAAGAGTTTACTTAATACAAAAAGCATATTTGGCGATGAGCACGGCCAACATcctacaaaatacaatataatcaaattttaaaaacatttagTTATCCGTTATATTGATATCTACACAAAAAAACAAAGATCCTTTTTAgaatctaaaaatattttaatgagaTGGTAATAGTCTCTTTTAACTTAATCAAAAATTGATGTGGTTAATGCTATCACATAGTGATTCAGGAGCAGCACCATGTTTAAAGGATTTAATAGTACTTTTGTAACTCTCCTCCCCAAGACATCTGAGGCTAAAAATATGAAAGACTATAGGCCTATAGCATGTTGCTCCATAGTCTACAAGCTTTACTCCAACGTTTTGACTAACAGGCTAGCAAAAGTGATAGGTTCCATAGTTGGGCTCAACCAAGCTGCTTTCATTCCAGGTCAGCAGATTCATAAACACATTCTCCTGGCATATGAGTTGATAAAGGGCTATACTAGGAAGCAGGGACCTCCCAGGTGCATGATACACCTTGACTTGCAGAAAGCATATGATATGCTTAGGTGGAAGGCTCTGGACACAATCCTTCATGAGGTAGGTATTCCTGACCTTTTTGTGAGATGGATTATGAATGGGGTGTCTACAGTGACTTATAGATACAATATAAATGGGGAACATTCTCAAATGCTTAGAGCAGCCAGAGGAATAAGGCAGGGAGATCCAATCTCTCCCTACCTATTTGTGATTGTGATGGAATATATGAGCAGACTCCTACATCAAATGCAACTGGAACCTAATTTCCACCATCATTCTAGATGCAAAAAGCTGGGGCTGACCCACCTCACCTTTGCAGATGATGTCCTACTTTTTGCTCGAGAAGACACTGACTTAGTCCAGCTAATGAAGCTAACCCTGCAAAGATTCTCTGACTCTGCTGGGTTAAGTGTTAACCCTATGAAATGCTTTGTGTATATGGGGGCTGTGGAGGAGCAAGCTAGGCAGTAAATCATGGAAATAACAGGTTTTAGAGAAGGAGTTCTACCTTTCAGATACTTAGGAGTTCCACTCACTAGCAAAAGATTGTCTGCAGATCACTACTTGCCTCTTATTGAGAAGATACTCAAAAGATTACAACACTGGAGCACAAGATTCTTAAGCATAGCTGGTAGAATACAACTTGTATAGAGTGTCAGCTTTGCTATAGCGAACTATTGGCTCCAATGCCTGCCCTTGCCCAAATGTgtgatccaaaaaattcaaactgcCGGCAGAATATTTGTATGGACTGGGGGCACTACTCCCAGTAGGAAAAGCCCTGTTGCTTGGAAGAAAATATGTAAACCTCGAGCTAAAGGTGGGTTTAATGTAATTGATCTTGAGGGGTGGAACAAAATAACCATGATGAAACTTCTATGGGATCTGAAAATGAAGTCTGACTGCCTCTGGGTCAGATGGATACACTCTTACTTCATCAAAGGACATGATCTGTTTCATATGGACATACCAAATTCTGCTTCCTGGGTCTACAAGAGCATACTTAATACTAGACCTCACATTACAGATATACGTGAGCAGTGGGATAATAGTCTGGTGGCAAAGAAATTTTACATGAGCAAGATGTATAGAGGTTTATTTCAACTAGAGCCAAATGTTGTTTGGCACACTCTTCTGGTGGGCAATATAGCAAGGCCCCGAGCTCTGTTCTTCCTGTGGCTCACTTGCCATCAGAAACTTGCCACTAAATCGAGACTGAAGAAGTTTGGTATGGCTATAGACACTAAATGTTGCTTTTGCCAGGAAGAGGAAACTAAGGAGCATCTCTTTTTCTGTTGCGAGCCTATGATAGCTATCTGGCAGGATATCTTACTGTGGCTTGGGGTAACCCACACGCCTATTCATTGGCAGGGAGAACTTGATTGGATCATGAGATACTGTAGTGGAAAAGGTAAAAAATGTGGCCTAATGAAGATGGCTACTGCTGAAACTATATACTTCTGCTGGAAGTATAGAAATGACACATGCTTTGGGGATACTTATGATAGAAACATAGTTGTAGATAATATAAATAATACCTTCATACATAGAGGTTGGAGAATTAGGAAATATAGAGATAGTGTGGCTCAACTATTGATGTAAGAACTAGTGTGAAGGTTGGATCATTTTGATCACCTTGGGTTGTaactgttttttgaattaatccaatattttattgattcaaaaaaaaattattacttcaaaattattttatataaaggtAAAAAATTTGAGAGAAGTTTTGTTATCTATTATAATCTACaccaatttaaaaaaattgtctcTACATTTGCACAACATAAACTTGTTTAAAATGGGTACAATTTTTTATGGAATAGAGAACTAAAATTTATCATGACGCAAGAagaacatttaatttttttttaatattattacatCAAATACTTTTTACAACCTATCTATTTATACATTTTTACAAGTTTATACGATTACTTTTTCATATTGtttcaataaataaattaacagtacacacacacacacacacacacacacacacacacacacacacacacacacacacacacacacacacatatatatatatatatatatatataattgactaAATATCAACTGCATCAGAATAAAATTTttacaaaaatgaaattttaatatatatgaatatatatgagAGAGAAgattattccttattatttttaattattagattgaaaagaattaatagtCAAAATATGGAATAAACTATAAAAACTTACTCTTGAAGTAAATATATCCCTTCtcatactctctctctctctctctctctctctatatatatatatatatatatatatatatatataagaaactGATGGAAGAAAAGATGAAATTTTGTAGCACAAGAAAGATATGACTCTTGAAGACTTATTAATAGTCATAAATGACTTATCTCGGACAAAAAGAGAAGGGAATTAACCCATATTGAATGACCTCAGGGAGAAATAGTGACACATGCATTTATGACTCATAAAACAAATTTACAAAAGTTGAATGTGCAAAGTAGTATATAAACGAATTATATTCCAACAATTAGGACATCTAAACATACATCACTCACAACAGAATAACCTTGCAACCCTAACCGACTAGCTCTGACAGGGTTATTGAATAGTGTACTCTACATGTCGATTTGGCACCCACCATGAGCTTCGGTAAAAACTTGTCTGAGCTACACACTCTCATTCCAACGACAATCCAACCTCATTTCACGATAACGATGGTTGCCACTAATAGAAACAACCAACCACAACCACAATAATGCCAAACTTCCATAGAAGAAACGTTGGCTGTTATGGAAGAACTATGTCACCAAAAAGAGACACTGCAAGATAACGTGCGAGatctgcaacaacaacaacaacaaatgcaACCTATAATAGACGATCAAGAAGACCTACTAGACTGCTAACCCCTGTCTGTAGAGATTTAGGACGTACATATGTCATTGACAAAATTAAAATCGACCTCCCTAGATACGTTCGATGACATGAGTGATCATCAAGAATACATTATTTCCATCAACAAACAAATGGTCATCATTGGAGCTAACGACTCCCTAAAATGTAAGTTCATGGAAGGAACACTGAAAGTGGCGGTCCTTCGATGGTACATGAGTCTCCAGAGGCTCTCTATCACCAATTATTAGTACTTGACGATGAATATATGAAATTACATCTCGCTGCTACATCAAGAGGGAGACAATTCACGTCTCTATTACATGGTTTTGTAGCATATCCTTTAAGCTTTGGTTTGGTTTTAATTTATACCATTGAATATCCTCTTCAATTGCGCATTTCTGAATCGAGTTTTAGATTTGTATATTTTAGTATGCATAATTCAAACTGTTTGAGTTTGAGTATGGCCAATGTACTTTAAGTCAATTAGTTGATTTTTTGGATCAAGAACCATATTTGAGATCGGTTCCAGTATTACATCAGTGGAATctaaaaataactttaaaaattgaaaattttgagaTTTTAGGCGTGTGATTCGAACCACACACCCTGTGAGTCGAATCACAAGTTGCATATGAATCAATCATGGAACACTATGACTCGAATTACAAGTTGTTCATGAGTCGAATCATGAAAAGTTGGTTTGCCATTACCTTGCTTGAGTGGAATCGTAGTTTGTTCTTGACTCGAATCAAGCTATGCATGACTGAAATCACATATTTTGCTTTGACTCACATAATAATGAAATGGATTTCTCATATGTATAGATCTCAATCCAAACTACTTTGCCACTTGACTCAAATCACTCATGTGCTGCTTATGATTCAAATCGAGCAtgattttttttcactttttttgtgCTTAATCTCTAACACCTATAAAATCATTTTTCTCTCAAAATCTTTCACAATGTTAAAAAACACACATTTCTATTTTTGGTTTGTAAACTCACAAATCACTTGTTGtttcatttttcaaaagaaatttgGATCTTTTGTGAACACTTACAAACGGTTTCTTTCATCTTCTACCTCATTTTTTTACATTGTTGcatgtatttgaatataatcTTTAAAGGTTCGTGATTGTTTAGGagattcatttttaaatttaatgtttattaaatatttgattaagaTTTTAGAGGTTTGGAAGGTGTATGGTCCTGTGACTGGTTCTGACAATTCCAGTGGAAAAAAGGAGGTTTTTCTCTCTAGGTAGACCTTG contains:
- the LOC131605460 gene encoding uncharacterized protein LOC131605460, whose product is MMKLLWDLKMKSDCLWVRWIHSYFIKGHDLFHMDIPNSASWVYKSILNTRPHITDIREQWDNSLVAKKFYMSKMYRGLFQLEPNVVWHTLLVGNIARPRALFFLWLTCHQKLATKSRLKKFGMAIDTKCCFCQEEETKEHLFFCCEPMIAIWQDILLWLGVTHTPIHWQGELDWIMRYCSGKGKKCGLMKMATAETIYFCWKYRNDTCFGDTYDRNIVVDNINNTFIHRGWRIRKYRDSVAQLLM